A single genomic interval of Spirosoma linguale DSM 74 harbors:
- a CDS encoding Rieske (2Fe-2S) iron-sulphur domain protein (PFAM: Rieske [2Fe-2S] iron-sulphur domain; Ferric reductase domain protein transmembrane component domain~KEGG: msl:Msil_3755 Rieske (2Fe-2S) domain protein), whose amino-acid sequence MALHYSPVLWNRQKRRYDLVLAGIVWLYLVVFSTLQAVLFPQVTFETVLIRATSTLAFFLLHIVLIIGPLCRLDHRFLPLLYNRRHLGVVTFLVAGVHGVFSLIQFHALSNVNPLVSLFSSEKEYGRLSEFPFQPLGFFALLILFLMAATSHDFWLKNLSPRVWKALHMSVYLAYGLIVLHVAMGILQQETSAVYAAIVGLGLLTIISLHLMAAFRAQRHDLHPAGPEADGFVAVCTVDDIPMNRAKTLLINGENIAVFRYDDTVSAVSNLCRHQNGPLGEGKIIDGCITCPWHGYQYLPQNGQSPPPFQEKIETYTVRCLDGTVWVNPTPHPPGTAQPPASIHASLSRS is encoded by the coding sequence ATGGCATTACACTACAGCCCCGTTCTCTGGAATCGGCAAAAACGACGGTATGATCTGGTGCTGGCCGGTATCGTCTGGCTATACCTGGTCGTTTTCAGTACGCTGCAAGCCGTTTTATTTCCACAGGTCACCTTCGAAACCGTGCTCATTCGAGCAACTAGCACGCTGGCGTTTTTCCTGTTGCATATTGTCCTGATCATCGGCCCACTCTGCCGCCTGGATCATCGTTTTCTGCCTTTGTTGTATAACCGGCGGCATCTGGGTGTGGTCACGTTTCTGGTCGCTGGGGTGCATGGGGTATTCAGCCTCATCCAGTTTCACGCGCTCAGTAATGTCAATCCACTGGTATCGCTGTTTAGTTCAGAGAAAGAGTATGGTCGGCTTTCGGAGTTCCCGTTTCAGCCGCTGGGCTTTTTCGCTTTGCTGATTCTGTTTCTGATGGCCGCTACCAGCCACGATTTCTGGCTAAAGAACCTAAGTCCGCGTGTCTGGAAAGCGTTACACATGAGTGTTTATCTGGCCTACGGGCTGATTGTCCTGCACGTGGCTATGGGTATTTTGCAGCAGGAAACATCGGCTGTATATGCGGCAATTGTTGGTCTAGGACTGTTGACAATCATCAGTCTGCACCTGATGGCAGCGTTTCGGGCGCAGCGTCATGATCTTCATCCAGCGGGGCCGGAAGCCGACGGTTTTGTGGCCGTTTGTACTGTCGACGACATTCCCATGAACCGGGCCAAAACACTGCTCATCAATGGGGAGAATATTGCCGTGTTTCGGTACGACGATACCGTGTCGGCAGTAAGCAACCTATGCCGCCATCAGAACGGGCCGCTGGGCGAAGGGAAGATCATCGACGGTTGCATTACCTGTCCCTGGCACGGCTACCAGTATCTACCCCAAAACGGGCAGTCTCCCCCACCCTTTCAGGAAAAAATCGAGACCTACACCGTGCGTTGCCTCGACGGAACCGTTTGGGTAAATCCAACCCCTCATCCGCCCGGTACAGCACAGCCACCGGCATCCATCCACGCATCACTCTCCCGCTCATGA
- a CDS encoding protein of unknown function DUF1223 (PFAM: protein of unknown function DUF1223~KEGG: pla:Plav_1401 hypothetical protein) yields the protein MSNLVTIAALLLSIGGLGFLNSSNTPSPNLKHEPVAVVELFTSQGCSSCPSADRLLNETLANATKTNRNIIGLSFHVDYWDRLGWKDPFSNHAFTKRQYQYSEHFGLPGVYTPQEVVNGQSEFVGSNRVQQSSQLDKALQEAATAGVQLKISAPSPNTRTLSYTLDGELANAVLNVALVSKMAVTQVSRGENAGHKLVHNNVVRAFQTVPASSNGTVTLTLPDGFDPANGAVVAYVQGQQKLEIRGASQVDIP from the coding sequence ATGTCAAATCTGGTAACCATTGCCGCGCTACTCCTGTCCATCGGTGGACTTGGCTTTCTTAATAGCTCCAATACGCCATCTCCTAACCTGAAGCACGAGCCGGTGGCCGTGGTCGAGTTGTTCACCTCGCAGGGCTGTTCGAGTTGCCCCTCCGCCGACCGGCTTCTAAATGAAACGCTGGCCAATGCGACCAAAACCAACCGCAACATTATTGGGCTGTCCTTTCATGTCGACTATTGGGATCGGCTGGGCTGGAAAGACCCGTTTAGTAATCATGCGTTCACCAAACGGCAGTACCAGTACAGCGAGCACTTTGGCTTACCTGGTGTGTATACGCCCCAGGAAGTTGTCAATGGGCAGAGTGAGTTTGTCGGATCGAACCGGGTCCAACAAAGCAGTCAGCTCGACAAGGCGTTGCAGGAGGCTGCTACCGCTGGCGTACAGCTTAAGATCTCGGCCCCATCGCCTAACACCCGTACCCTTTCGTATACGCTGGATGGTGAGCTAGCCAACGCGGTACTGAACGTGGCGCTCGTTAGCAAAATGGCCGTCACACAGGTCTCACGGGGTGAAAATGCGGGGCATAAACTGGTGCATAACAACGTCGTCAGGGCGTTTCAAACGGTGCCCGCGTCGTCAAATGGTACAGTTACCCTAACCCTGCCTGATGGATTCGACCCGGCCAATGGTGCCGTTGTAGCCTACGTTCAGGGACAGCAGAAACTGGAAATTCGGGGTGCTTCGCAAGTCGACATACCCTAG